A stretch of Fimbriimonadaceae bacterium DNA encodes these proteins:
- a CDS encoding PEP-CTERM sorting domain-containing protein, with protein MPSSSKILAFVGLASASMSVSAQLITTDRWLPPPLGVYTDQLPFGAPPINFGPAHQLLPGLQWSGFSNCILPPLVVTPLTTTTEMTGVFRDNSGSTPIDSFFDVFVEIDMMVGPVVSGPPEQIPIEIVALSLTSVQPIPLPPLVQIRENPVVPSFGNTTITPLGGGQFQVDSFFDVFFEVSLDGGQSWTPGDRPAHMVLNPAPVPEPATFALAGAALASALRRRRRRK; from the coding sequence ATGCCATCCAGTTCCAAGATTCTCGCCTTCGTCGGTCTCGCATCCGCGAGCATGTCCGTGAGCGCCCAGCTGATCACGACGGATCGTTGGCTTCCTCCGCCCCTTGGCGTCTATACAGACCAGTTGCCGTTCGGTGCGCCGCCCATCAACTTCGGCCCGGCGCACCAGTTGTTGCCCGGATTGCAGTGGTCGGGATTCTCCAACTGCATCTTGCCGCCACTGGTCGTGACTCCGCTCACGACCACAACGGAGATGACGGGTGTCTTTCGGGACAACTCGGGGTCCACGCCGATCGATTCGTTCTTCGATGTCTTCGTCGAGATCGACATGATGGTCGGACCCGTCGTTTCGGGCCCACCCGAGCAGATTCCGATCGAGATCGTTGCGTTGAGCTTGACGAGCGTGCAACCGATTCCGCTGCCGCCGCTGGTGCAGATTCGCGAGAACCCGGTCGTTCCCTCGTTCGGCAACACCACGATCACCCCGCTGGGGGGCGGCCAGTTCCAGGTCGACAGCTTCTTCGACGTCTTTTTCGAAGTGAGTTTGGATGGAGGCCAGTCGTGGACTCCAGGCGACCGGCCGGCCCACATGGTGCTCAATCCAGCCCCGGTTCCTGAGCCCGCCACGTTCGCGTTGGCCGGAGCGGCGCTCGCCTCGGCCCTCCGTCGCCGCAGACGAAGAAAGTAG
- the coaBC gene encoding bifunctional phosphopantothenoylcysteine decarboxylase/phosphopantothenate--cysteine ligase CoaBC, giving the protein MSGRAVLGVSGSVAAYRAADLARELMRAGFEVRTCLTDGAQQFVTPALFEALTGQPCLVDTFEEPERGRMAHIDWARAADVLVVAPATANVLAKLAGGLADDMLSTLALAYEGPWVIAPAMNPSMYANEATQASMRVLRARAARFVEPVEGDVACGENGQGKLASIAQIVEAVLEVARVAKSLEGRTVLITSGPTQEAIDSVRYLSNRSSGRMGAALARAALLMGARVQVVAGPGDVPMPRGAEVVRVRSAREMLDAALPLASGADWILGVAAVADYRPAEAIEGKRRRDGAPWTLELVPNPDVLASLAAARKPGARAVGFAAEPGSEVETAQAKIAAKGLDAIAVNDVSRSDIGFESESNDLALVFADGRSESSGRRSKLACALWLLRTLSDRLGT; this is encoded by the coding sequence GTGAGCGGACGGGCCGTGCTGGGGGTCAGCGGCAGCGTCGCGGCGTACCGCGCCGCGGACCTTGCCCGAGAGTTGATGCGCGCGGGCTTCGAGGTGCGCACGTGTCTCACCGACGGGGCGCAGCAGTTCGTGACGCCCGCGCTGTTCGAAGCCCTGACCGGGCAACCGTGCCTGGTCGACACGTTCGAGGAGCCCGAGCGCGGGCGCATGGCTCACATCGACTGGGCCCGGGCGGCGGACGTGTTGGTGGTGGCCCCCGCGACCGCGAACGTGCTGGCCAAACTCGCGGGCGGGTTGGCGGACGACATGCTCTCCACCCTGGCGCTCGCCTACGAGGGTCCGTGGGTGATCGCCCCGGCGATGAATCCGTCGATGTACGCGAACGAGGCCACCCAGGCATCCATGCGGGTGCTGCGCGCGCGCGCTGCCCGGTTCGTGGAGCCAGTCGAAGGCGATGTCGCATGCGGGGAGAACGGCCAAGGCAAGCTCGCTTCGATCGCGCAGATCGTCGAGGCCGTCTTGGAAGTCGCGCGGGTCGCCAAGTCGCTCGAGGGCAGGACGGTGTTGATCACAAGCGGCCCGACGCAGGAGGCGATCGATTCGGTGCGCTACCTCTCGAACCGCTCGAGCGGGCGGATGGGCGCGGCGCTCGCGCGGGCCGCGCTGCTGATGGGGGCGCGGGTCCAGGTCGTCGCCGGGCCCGGCGACGTTCCGATGCCGCGCGGGGCCGAGGTCGTACGCGTGCGCTCGGCGCGGGAGATGTTGGACGCGGCGCTGCCCCTGGCGTCGGGTGCGGATTGGATTCTCGGAGTCGCCGCGGTGGCGGACTACCGCCCGGCCGAGGCGATCGAGGGCAAGCGGAGGCGGGACGGCGCGCCGTGGACGTTGGAGCTCGTCCCGAATCCGGACGTGCTGGCGTCGCTCGCGGCGGCCAGGAAGCCGGGAGCCAGGGCCGTCGGGTTCGCGGCCGAGCCCGGTTCGGAGGTGGAGACGGCCCAAGCGAAGATCGCCGCGAAGGGGTTGGACGCGATCGCGGTCAACGACGTATCGCGTTCGGACATCGGCTTCGAGTCGGAGTCGAACGATCTGGCTCTCGTGTTCGCGGACGGGCGGTCGGAGTCCAGCGGGCGGCGGTCGAAGTTGGCGTGCGCGCTGTGGTTGCTCCGGACGCTTTCGGACCGTCTTGGGACCTAA
- the gmk gene encoding guanylate kinase, with the protein MSGKLVILSGPSGVGKDTVLDAWRGIDPRVVRVVAYTTRAPREGEVDGVDYHFVTERAFMERAMRGAFLEWMEVHGKHYATPLEDMEALLADGKTAVLKIDVQGALRVMELRPGVLSIMLVPPSWEALEQRMRDRGTESPEALALRLENARKELAHADRYTHQVVNDDVARAVREIQGLVSEATA; encoded by the coding sequence ATGAGCGGCAAACTGGTGATCCTGAGCGGCCCGAGCGGGGTGGGCAAAGACACGGTGCTCGACGCGTGGCGCGGCATCGACCCCCGCGTGGTCCGCGTGGTGGCGTACACGACGCGCGCCCCGCGGGAAGGCGAGGTGGATGGGGTGGACTACCACTTCGTGACCGAGCGGGCGTTCATGGAACGCGCGATGCGGGGAGCCTTCCTCGAGTGGATGGAGGTTCACGGAAAGCACTACGCGACGCCGCTCGAGGACATGGAGGCCCTGCTCGCCGACGGGAAGACCGCGGTGCTGAAGATCGACGTGCAGGGCGCGCTGCGCGTGATGGAGCTTCGTCCGGGCGTGCTGAGCATCATGCTCGTGCCCCCGTCGTGGGAGGCCCTCGAACAACGGATGCGCGACAGGGGAACCGAGTCGCCGGAAGCGCTTGCCCTTCGGCTCGAGAACGCGCGCAAGGAGTTGGCGCACGCGGACCGCTACACGCACCAGGTCGTCAACGACGACGTGGCGCGCGCCGTGCGCGAGATCCAGGGTCTGGTTTCGGAGGCCACGGCGTGA
- the yvcK gene encoding uridine diphosphate-N-acetylglucosamine-binding protein YvcK encodes MISRKRLLRMIAPTAGFRKAMVGLLAGLAAFLIGAALSFKLLISPLLEWLQRASQAVLGTFVPIESLDIATHWLGGAFLALGIYLLFVSVRAAIRQVTGTLDPKFRGGMVDNYVRRQQLAHGPRIVALGGGTGLSTLLRGLKQHSSNVTAIVTVTDDGGSSGRLVNEKGMIPPGDIRNCLVALADAEKSMTDLFQHRFKNDSGSLSGHSMGNLLIAALVDQAHGDFEQAVERASDVLAIRGRVVPATLAHVRLRAEMEDGSEVCGETQIAQVGSKIRQIHLDPADVAAHSGAIEAILEADLICIGPGSVFTSVIPNLLVPGIADAIRESKAVKAYICNVMTQPGESDSFSACEHVVALQTNVVKRVFDVVVVNTGVPSPAATEKYRESGQFLVDPDIDRIRAMGFRVVASNLMSETDFVRHDPMRIAALMMRLVGK; translated from the coding sequence ATGATTAGCCGCAAACGACTGCTGCGGATGATCGCGCCGACCGCGGGCTTCCGCAAAGCCATGGTCGGGTTGCTCGCGGGGCTCGCGGCGTTTCTCATCGGGGCCGCGCTCAGCTTCAAGCTCCTCATCTCGCCGCTTTTGGAGTGGCTCCAGCGCGCGTCGCAGGCCGTGCTCGGCACGTTCGTTCCCATCGAGAGCCTCGACATCGCCACGCACTGGCTGGGGGGCGCGTTCCTCGCGCTCGGCATCTATCTGCTGTTCGTCAGCGTGCGCGCGGCGATCCGGCAGGTGACCGGCACGCTCGACCCCAAGTTTCGCGGGGGGATGGTGGACAACTACGTGCGGCGACAGCAGCTTGCGCACGGTCCCCGCATCGTCGCGTTGGGCGGAGGCACGGGTCTGAGCACCCTGCTGCGCGGCCTCAAGCAGCACTCGAGCAACGTCACCGCGATCGTGACGGTGACGGACGACGGGGGAAGCAGCGGCCGGCTCGTCAACGAGAAGGGGATGATCCCGCCGGGCGACATCCGCAACTGCCTCGTCGCGCTCGCCGACGCGGAGAAGTCGATGACCGACCTCTTCCAGCACCGGTTCAAGAACGACAGCGGCTCGCTGAGCGGCCACTCGATGGGCAACCTCCTCATCGCCGCGCTGGTGGACCAGGCGCACGGCGACTTCGAGCAGGCGGTCGAGCGAGCGTCCGACGTCTTGGCGATTCGCGGGCGGGTGGTGCCCGCGACCCTCGCGCACGTTCGGCTGAGGGCGGAGATGGAGGACGGGTCCGAGGTGTGCGGGGAGACGCAGATCGCCCAGGTGGGAAGCAAGATCCGGCAGATCCACCTCGACCCCGCCGACGTCGCGGCGCACAGCGGGGCGATCGAGGCGATCCTCGAAGCCGATCTGATCTGCATCGGCCCGGGCAGCGTGTTCACGAGCGTGATTCCCAACCTTCTGGTGCCGGGGATCGCCGATGCGATCCGCGAGTCGAAGGCCGTGAAGGCGTACATCTGCAACGTGATGACGCAGCCGGGCGAGAGCGACTCGTTCAGCGCGTGCGAGCACGTGGTGGCGCTGCAGACCAACGTGGTGAAGCGCGTGTTCGACGTGGTCGTGGTCAACACCGGCGTGCCGAGCCCGGCGGCGACGGAGAAGTACCGCGAGTCGGGCCAGTTTCTGGTGGACCCGGACATCGACCGGATTCGCGCGATGGGTTTTCGCGTGGTCGCGTCGAACCTGATGAGCGAGACCGATTTCGTTCGCCACGACCCGATGCGGATCGCGGCGCTGATGATGAGGCTGGTGGGCAAATGA
- a CDS encoding phage holin family protein: protein MTRLLLRWILLACSVAAASFVTQALGLAFRVDLSGAAKFLQLLLGVAVLAFLNATLGRFLKFLTLPLNCLTLGLFSLVINASILWLVAGFGLGFTIEGDTWSQFLAALVGSLMIAFINGVLGVFLPDKPDD from the coding sequence ATGACCCGATTGCTTCTCCGCTGGATTCTGCTTGCGTGCTCCGTGGCTGCCGCGTCGTTCGTGACCCAAGCCTTGGGGCTCGCGTTCCGCGTGGATCTCTCGGGAGCGGCGAAGTTCCTGCAGCTTCTGCTCGGGGTCGCGGTCCTCGCGTTTCTCAACGCCACGTTGGGGCGATTCCTCAAGTTCCTCACCCTCCCTTTGAACTGCCTCACCCTGGGTTTGTTCTCGCTCGTGATCAACGCGTCGATTCTGTGGCTCGTCGCGGGATTCGGCCTTGGATTCACGATCGAGGGCGACACGTGGAGCCAGTTCCTGGCCGCGCTCGTGGGCAGTTTGATGATCGCGTTCATCAACGGCGTCTTGGGTGTGTTCCTTCCCGACAAGCCCGATGATTAG
- the mutS gene encoding DNA mismatch repair protein MutS: MDTLFVVNAKTPMLQQYFKAKADHPDVLMAMRVGDFYEFYGQDAETAAHALEITLTGREDGSNGRISMAGVPFHSVEKYLARLVAKGFKVALCDQLEDPKAAKGLVKRGVTRVLTPGTVMEDAMLPAGRNNFLAAVCVIDGRAGLATLDTSTGEFVVTELDAAEAEDRLLQELARLQPSELLVGPEAGAYGELARAGLGTAITEAQGIAADRAERKLLDQFKVKNLRGFGCDDRPGAIVAASMVLAYAEKNGLALDHVDTIASYSVDGFMRLDPATRRSLELTANLADGGQRFTLLEVLDATVTAMGSRLLRKWIDQPLLDRDAIVGRQEAVERFLQHALVRGDLRDGLKRLSDVERLVSRTAAGLASPRDLGALRSSLDALPDLAEPLRKVGLGRIQELREMLSDHRDVARLLADALVDDPPPIVREGGVIRPGYDLELDKLRDLSKNGKHYIAELEQKERGRTGIGNLKVGFNSVFGYYLEVSKTQLEKVPSEYIRKQTTANAERYITAELKEHESLVLGAEEKAVTLEAELFHKVRLRVAEHTRAMLQTARALAEIDVLATLAEIASRNAYVRPELVDEDVLHVVGGRHPVVEAHTSQFVPNDTNLTDSRPPTPDSRFPIPVTRVMILTGPNMSGKSTYLRQNALLVLLAQIGAFVPAKECRLGLCDRIFARIGAKDELALGQSTFMVEMIESANILNHATDRSLVILDEVGRGTSTYDGLAIAWAMVEHLASIGAKTLFATHYHQLNALADQIPGVANFRVSVEEFGDEIVWTHSVLPGGTDRSYGIHVAKMAGVPHSVLARAGEILGELEQTAQPPQAVGPSVQKLQLTLFEAETPPVQRALENVDVNALTPLEALKLLDEWKRKFGRTE, from the coding sequence GTGGATACTCTCTTCGTCGTGAACGCCAAGACGCCGATGCTCCAGCAGTACTTCAAGGCCAAGGCGGACCACCCGGATGTGCTGATGGCCATGCGGGTGGGGGATTTCTACGAGTTCTACGGCCAGGACGCGGAAACGGCCGCCCACGCGCTCGAGATCACGCTCACCGGCCGCGAGGACGGTTCGAACGGGCGCATCTCCATGGCCGGAGTGCCGTTCCACTCGGTGGAGAAGTACCTCGCGCGCCTCGTCGCCAAGGGGTTCAAGGTCGCGCTGTGCGACCAACTCGAGGACCCCAAGGCCGCCAAAGGCCTCGTGAAGCGAGGCGTCACCCGCGTCCTCACGCCCGGCACGGTGATGGAGGACGCGATGCTCCCGGCGGGGCGCAACAACTTCCTCGCCGCCGTGTGCGTGATCGACGGCCGCGCGGGCCTCGCGACCCTCGACACCAGCACCGGGGAGTTCGTGGTGACCGAACTCGACGCCGCCGAGGCCGAGGACCGACTGCTTCAAGAACTGGCGCGCCTCCAGCCGTCCGAGCTGCTCGTCGGGCCCGAGGCGGGCGCGTACGGCGAGCTGGCGCGCGCGGGGCTGGGCACCGCGATCACCGAGGCGCAGGGCATCGCCGCCGACCGCGCCGAGCGCAAACTCCTCGATCAGTTCAAAGTGAAGAACCTGCGCGGGTTCGGTTGCGACGACCGGCCCGGCGCGATCGTCGCGGCGTCGATGGTGCTCGCCTACGCCGAGAAGAACGGCCTGGCGCTCGACCACGTGGACACGATCGCCTCGTACTCGGTGGACGGATTCATGCGGCTCGACCCCGCCACCCGCCGGAGCCTCGAACTCACGGCGAACCTTGCCGACGGCGGGCAGCGCTTCACCCTGCTCGAAGTGCTCGACGCGACCGTCACCGCCATGGGCTCGCGGCTGCTGCGCAAATGGATCGACCAGCCGCTGCTCGACCGCGATGCGATCGTGGGCCGGCAGGAGGCGGTGGAGCGGTTCCTGCAACACGCCCTCGTGCGCGGCGATCTGCGCGACGGCCTCAAGCGGCTTTCGGACGTCGAGCGGCTGGTCTCCCGCACCGCCGCGGGTTTGGCCTCCCCTCGGGACCTCGGCGCGCTGCGGTCCTCGCTCGACGCCCTGCCGGACCTCGCCGAGCCCCTGCGCAAGGTGGGCCTGGGGCGCATCCAAGAGCTGCGGGAGATGCTCTCCGACCACCGCGACGTGGCTCGGCTGCTCGCCGATGCGCTGGTCGACGATCCCCCTCCGATCGTCCGCGAGGGAGGAGTGATCCGCCCCGGGTACGACCTCGAGCTGGACAAGCTGCGCGATCTATCGAAAAACGGCAAACACTACATTGCGGAACTTGAACAAAAGGAGCGGGGGCGAACGGGGATCGGAAACCTCAAGGTGGGGTTCAACTCGGTCTTCGGCTACTACCTCGAGGTCTCGAAGACCCAGCTCGAGAAGGTGCCGTCGGAGTACATCCGCAAGCAGACCACGGCGAACGCCGAACGGTACATCACCGCCGAGCTGAAGGAGCACGAGTCGCTGGTGCTGGGCGCAGAGGAGAAGGCGGTGACGCTCGAGGCCGAGCTGTTTCACAAGGTGCGGCTGAGGGTGGCCGAACACACGCGGGCGATGCTGCAGACCGCGCGCGCGCTGGCCGAGATCGACGTGCTGGCCACGCTCGCGGAAATCGCCTCGCGCAACGCGTACGTGAGGCCCGAGCTGGTGGACGAGGACGTCCTGCACGTCGTGGGAGGGCGGCACCCCGTGGTCGAAGCGCACACGAGCCAGTTCGTCCCCAACGACACCAACCTCACCGACTCCCGTCCCCCGACCCCCGATTCCCGATTCCCGATTCCCGTCACCCGAGTCATGATCCTCACCGGCCCCAACATGAGCGGCAAGAGCACCTATCTGCGCCAGAACGCGCTGCTCGTGCTGCTGGCGCAGATCGGCGCGTTCGTGCCGGCGAAGGAGTGCCGGTTGGGGCTTTGCGACCGGATCTTCGCGCGCATCGGCGCCAAAGACGAGTTGGCGCTCGGCCAAAGCACGTTCATGGTCGAGATGATCGAGAGCGCGAACATCCTCAACCACGCGACGGACCGCAGCCTCGTGATCCTGGACGAGGTGGGGCGCGGCACCAGCACCTACGACGGCCTGGCCATTGCGTGGGCGATGGTCGAGCACCTCGCCTCGATCGGCGCCAAGACCCTCTTCGCCACCCACTACCACCAGCTCAACGCGCTCGCCGACCAGATCCCGGGTGTGGCGAACTTCCGCGTGAGCGTCGAGGAGTTCGGCGACGAGATCGTGTGGACGCACAGCGTGCTGCCCGGCGGCACGGACCGCTCCTACGGCATCCACGTGGCGAAGATGGCCGGGGTGCCGCACTCGGTTCTCGCGCGCGCCGGCGAGATCCTCGGCGAGTTGGAGCAGACGGCCCAGCCCCCGCAGGCCGTGGGCCCGAGCGTTCAGAAACTGCAGCTCACCTTGTTCGAAGCGGAGACCCCGCCGGTGCAGCGCGCGCTGGAGAACGTGGACGTCAACGCCCTGACCCCGCTCGAAGCGCTGAAACTGCTCGACGAGTGGAAGCGCAAGTTCGGCCGCACCGAGTAA
- the priA gene encoding primosomal protein N', whose amino-acid sequence MTSIPVIDVALDVRSGGAGAQYTYRWDAQARVGDAFVVPLGGRSVLGFVVGVRQVAPEDLGFPVEHLREAEDRVDGLSLPESLIHLVRFVADEYLCPLPVALGVATPPAARERVVATWTLADLNAETPLTPTQKEIVRTLEEQGGTLVESPTKKLPKPTQRALKLMRAKGVVHQSLALAPYAETRRGLSLLRLTLDEDKVEKFLKREGKKKPAQAITLMRLQTASQSRLTPAEIKAMSGVTDTTIRALVQAGLLEAIDADAPEMRPAPTPNRYQQLAIDAIVHAMDDGEAAKTFLLFGVTGSGKTEVYLRCAAEALRRGKQVLFLVPEIALAVQALSQLRERFGKSVALLHSDLPPRERLENWARVRSGEAPVVLGARSALFAPLSNLGLVVMDEEHEGSYKQETSPRYHAKRLAGFLAQRFGCPLVLGSATPSVESMQEAEEGKINLLSLPERAASATLPSVQLVNLAEGYRNRRPSLLSAELHAHMDATLVRQEQIILFLNRRAYAPYLSCRECGYAFRCSRCAVSLAYSRHLRRLRCHHCGYSMVPPDLCPSCQSPKLSPMGVGTEKVEEAVREAFPDAAVARLDRDVARKRGALEETLAQFRSGDVQILVGTQMVAKGLDFPNVTLVGVIAADLSLNIPDFRASERTFQLLSQVAGRAGRGKAPGHVVIQTFNPEHVALVCAQTHAYLPFFEAVRVEREEAHYPPFARLVNIVLSGPRLERVKACADEALELLEEIDGMVLGPADCPIERLLGDWRRHLLVKLAPDSDMAALQPLVEFRPTDVRVTIDVDPYSMM is encoded by the coding sequence ATGACCTCCATCCCCGTGATCGACGTGGCGCTCGACGTGCGCTCGGGTGGGGCGGGGGCGCAGTACACGTACCGGTGGGACGCGCAGGCGCGGGTGGGCGACGCGTTCGTGGTGCCTCTGGGCGGCCGTTCCGTCCTGGGGTTCGTCGTGGGAGTGCGCCAAGTCGCGCCCGAGGATCTCGGGTTTCCCGTCGAACACCTGCGCGAGGCGGAGGATCGGGTGGACGGCCTCAGCCTCCCGGAGTCGCTCATCCACCTGGTGCGGTTTGTGGCCGACGAGTATCTCTGCCCGTTGCCCGTTGCGCTCGGGGTCGCCACGCCGCCCGCCGCCCGAGAGCGCGTGGTGGCCACTTGGACGCTTGCCGACCTCAACGCCGAAACGCCCCTCACGCCGACCCAGAAGGAGATCGTCCGAACGCTTGAGGAGCAGGGGGGAACCCTGGTCGAATCCCCCACGAAGAAGCTCCCCAAGCCCACCCAGCGGGCGCTGAAGCTGATGCGCGCCAAGGGCGTGGTGCACCAGAGCCTTGCCCTCGCGCCCTACGCCGAGACGCGACGGGGGCTCAGCCTTCTTCGGCTCACTCTCGACGAAGACAAGGTCGAGAAGTTTCTCAAGCGCGAAGGGAAGAAGAAGCCCGCGCAGGCGATCACGCTCATGCGCCTCCAAACCGCTTCCCAAAGCCGTCTCACGCCCGCCGAAATCAAGGCGATGAGCGGGGTGACCGACACGACGATCCGCGCTCTGGTGCAGGCGGGGCTGCTCGAGGCCATCGACGCCGACGCGCCGGAGATGCGGCCCGCGCCCACTCCGAACCGGTACCAGCAGCTCGCGATCGACGCGATCGTCCACGCCATGGACGACGGCGAGGCGGCGAAGACGTTCCTGCTGTTCGGCGTGACCGGAAGCGGCAAGACCGAGGTCTATCTGCGCTGCGCGGCAGAGGCTCTGCGCAGGGGCAAGCAGGTGCTGTTCCTCGTGCCGGAGATCGCGCTCGCCGTGCAGGCGCTCTCCCAGCTTCGCGAGCGGTTCGGCAAGAGCGTGGCGCTGCTGCACAGCGATCTTCCCCCGCGGGAGAGGCTGGAGAACTGGGCACGGGTCCGCTCCGGCGAGGCGCCGGTCGTGCTCGGCGCCCGCAGCGCCCTCTTCGCGCCGCTCTCGAACCTGGGGCTCGTGGTGATGGACGAGGAGCACGAGGGCAGCTACAAGCAGGAGACCTCGCCGCGGTACCACGCCAAGCGGCTCGCGGGTTTCCTGGCGCAGCGGTTTGGTTGCCCGTTGGTGCTCGGCTCCGCGACGCCCAGCGTGGAGTCCATGCAGGAGGCCGAAGAGGGCAAAATCAACCTGCTCTCCCTGCCCGAGCGTGCCGCCAGTGCGACGTTGCCCTCGGTGCAGCTCGTGAACCTCGCCGAGGGCTACCGCAACCGGCGCCCGTCGCTCCTCAGCGCGGAGCTACACGCGCACATGGACGCGACCCTTGTGCGCCAGGAGCAGATCATCCTGTTCCTCAACCGCCGCGCGTACGCCCCCTACCTCTCGTGCCGCGAGTGCGGGTATGCGTTCCGATGTTCTCGGTGCGCCGTTTCCTTGGCGTACAGCCGGCACCTGAGGCGCCTTCGGTGCCACCACTGCGGCTACTCGATGGTCCCGCCCGATCTCTGCCCGTCGTGCCAGAGCCCCAAGCTCAGCCCTATGGGGGTTGGAACCGAGAAGGTGGAGGAGGCCGTGCGCGAGGCGTTTCCCGATGCGGCCGTCGCGCGTCTGGACCGCGACGTGGCGCGCAAGCGCGGGGCCCTCGAGGAGACGCTCGCGCAGTTCCGGTCGGGGGACGTGCAGATCCTCGTGGGAACGCAGATGGTCGCCAAGGGCCTCGACTTTCCCAACGTGACCCTCGTGGGCGTGATCGCCGCGGATCTCTCGCTCAACATTCCCGATTTCCGGGCGTCGGAGCGGACGTTCCAACTGCTGTCCCAGGTGGCGGGCCGCGCGGGTCGCGGCAAGGCGCCCGGCCACGTGGTGATCCAGACGTTCAACCCCGAGCACGTGGCGCTGGTGTGCGCGCAGACGCACGCGTATCTCCCGTTCTTCGAAGCGGTGCGGGTCGAGCGCGAGGAGGCGCACTATCCGCCTTTCGCGCGCCTGGTGAACATCGTGCTCAGCGGTCCCCGCCTCGAGCGCGTGAAAGCGTGTGCCGACGAGGCTCTGGAGCTGCTGGAGGAGATCGACGGGATGGTGCTGGGCCCCGCCGACTGTCCGATCGAGCGTCTGCTGGGCGACTGGCGCCGCCACCTGCTGGTCAAACTCGCGCCGGACTCGGACATGGCCGCCCTCCAGCCCCTTGTGGAGTTCCGCCCGACGGACGTGCGCGTCACCATCGACGTCGACCCCTACAGCATGATGTAG